A genome region from Geoalkalibacter sp. includes the following:
- a CDS encoding response regulator, with protein MNDHILIVEDEPKLSGLLRDYLQQAGFVVSILDNGLEVVPWVREHEPRVILLDLMLPGRDGLDICKDIRAFSAVPILMVTARVEEIDRLLGLELGADDYICKPFSPREVVARVKVVLRRASGPSAQEAGLLLDEGRYKATLHGQDLDLTAVEFKLLQFLAAHPGRIYSRTQLMDRIYPDQRTVGDRTIDSHIKKLRKKIAAVAPDEELIHSVYGVGYKFEG; from the coding sequence CGACCACATCCTCATCGTCGAAGACGAGCCCAAACTCTCCGGATTGTTGCGCGACTATCTGCAACAGGCCGGCTTTGTCGTCTCCATCCTCGACAACGGCCTGGAGGTCGTACCCTGGGTGCGCGAGCACGAGCCGCGGGTGATCCTCCTCGATCTCATGCTGCCCGGCCGCGACGGATTGGACATCTGCAAGGACATCCGCGCCTTCTCCGCCGTGCCCATCCTCATGGTCACCGCGCGCGTCGAGGAAATCGACCGCCTGCTCGGCCTCGAACTCGGCGCCGACGACTATATCTGCAAGCCCTTCAGCCCGCGCGAGGTGGTGGCGCGCGTCAAGGTAGTGCTGCGCCGCGCCAGCGGGCCCTCCGCCCAGGAAGCCGGACTGCTTCTCGACGAAGGGCGCTACAAGGCGACCCTGCACGGCCAGGATCTCGACCTGACGGCGGTGGAATTCAAGCTGCTGCAATTTCTTGCCGCCCATCCCGGACGCATCTACTCGCGCACCCAGCTCATGGACCGCATTTATCCCGACCAGCGCACCGTCGGCGATCGCACCATCGACAGCCACATCAAGAAGCTGCGCAAGAAAATCGCCGCCGTCGCTCCCGACGAGGAACTCATTCACTCGGTCTATGGGGTGGGGTACAAGTTCGAGGGGTAA